In one Euleptes europaea isolate rEulEur1 chromosome 12, rEulEur1.hap1, whole genome shotgun sequence genomic region, the following are encoded:
- the CHRNA10 gene encoding neuronal acetylcholine receptor subunit alpha-10, with protein MPPNRYACTFLLSVTFLELSSWVPDCSGAQGKFAYKLLKDLFANYSSALRPVEDTDRALNVTLQVTLSQIIDMDERNQILTSYLWIRQVWVDAYLVWDKEAYDGIDSIRIPSSYVWRPDIILYNNADEQFSGSMETNVMIRHDGQIMWDSPAITKSSCKVDVSYFPFDGQQCRLTFGSWTYNGNQIDLLNKQDTGDLTDFVENVEWELLGMPARRNVIVYGCCSEPYPDVTYTLVLQRRASFYIFNLLLPCIMISFLAPLGFYLPADSGEKVSLGVTVLLALTVFQLLVAESMPPSENVPLIGKYYIATMTLITASTALTIFIMSIHHCGPGAKPLPRWARRLILHHMARIFFVYEVGESCQSPRPEPDGLPPAQVANSRAPRGQQPKGPAKGCVRGAPPPEEGPGPDWQEGGKYVDLELGGGEGQEPPGCAKSRCLCHHSSILRNVEYIASCFRDQKAAQKRTGEWKKVAKVMDRFFMWVFFAMVLIMSVLIIGQAA; from the exons ATGCCTCCAAATCGCTATGCCTGCACCTTCCTGCTTTCTGTGACTTTCCTGGAGCTGAGCTCCTGGGTGCCAG ATTGCTCTGGAGCTCAGGGCAAGTTTGCCTACAAGCTGCTCAAAGATTTGTTTGCCAACTATTCCAGCGCTCTGCGGCCGGTGGAAGACACAGACCGAGCTCTCAACGTCACGCTCCAAGTCACGCTGTCCCAGATCATTGACATG GACGAGAGGAACCAAATCTTGACGTCATACCTGTGGATCCGGCAGGTCTGGGTGGACGCCTACCTCGTCTGGGATAAGGAGGCTTATGATGGCATCGACTCCATCCGAATCCCGAGCAGCTACGTCTGGAGGCCGGACATCATCCTCTACAACAA TGCGGACGAGCAGTTTTCAGGCTCCATGGAGACCAACGTGATGATCCGCCACGACGGGCAGATCATGTGGGACTCTCCGGCCATCACCAAGAGTTCCTGCAAGGTGGACGTCTCCTACTTCCCCTTCGACGGGCAGCAGTGCCGCCTGACCTTTGGTTCCTGGACCTACAACGGCAACCAGATCGACCTCCTCAACAAGCAGGACACGGGGGACCTGACCGACTTCGTGGAGAACGTGGAGTGGGAGCTGCTGGGCATGCCCGCCCGGAGAAACGTAATCGTCTACGGCTGCTGCTCGGAGCCCTACCCCGACGTCACCTACACGCTGGTGCTCCAGAGGCGGGCCTCCTTCTACATCTTCAACCTCCTCCTTCCCTGCATCATGATCTCCTTCCTGGCACCGCTGGGCTTCTACCTCCCGGCTGACTCTGGAGAGAAGGTCTCCCTGGGAGTCACGGTCCTCCTGGCTCTGACCGTCTTCCAGCTGCTGGTGGCTGAGAGCATGCCCCCCTCGGAGAACGTGCCTCTCATCG GCAAGTACTACATCGCCACCATGACCCTGATCACGGCCTCCACCGCCTTGACCATCTTCATCATGAGCATCCACCACTGTGGCCCCGGAGCCAAGCCCCTCCCCCGCTGGGCCCGGAGGCTCATCCTGCACCACATGGCACGCATCTTCTTCGTCTACGAGGTCGGGGAGAGCTGCCAGAGCCCCCGGCCGGAGCCAGACGGCCTCCCTCCGGCCCAGGTGGCCAACAGCAGGGCCCCCCGGGGACAGCAGCCCAAAGGCCCAGCCAAGGGCTGTGTTCGGGGGGCGCCTCCTCCAGAGGAAGGGCCGGGGCCGGACTGGCAGGAGGGCGGCAAGTACGTGGACCTggagctgggtggcggggaggggCAGGAGCCGCCCGGCTGTGCCAAGAGCCGTTGCCTGTGCCACCACAGCAGCATCCTCAGGAACGTGGAGTACATTGCCAGCTGCTTCCGGGACCAGAAGGCGGCTCAGAAACGGACCGGGGAGTGGAAGAAGGTGGCCAAGGTGATGGACCGCTTCTTCATGTGGGTCTTTTTCGCCATGGTCCTCATCATGAGCGTCCTCATCATCGGCCAGGCCGCCTGA